One Ricinus communis isolate WT05 ecotype wild-type chromosome 7, ASM1957865v1, whole genome shotgun sequence genomic region harbors:
- the LOC8277715 gene encoding zinc finger CCCH domain-containing protein 13 isoform X3: MGEGKLFKTRLCALYQKGHCHRHNCSFAHGNADLRQSFASYNDKQDRRSGDLRDKLDMKFSPRRKYSPAKDTRGQRRFRGSSPSRSLERNRTFFCSDRKRRRKPHFDGQSDFSGSLKSSDGAGDQVKRRKNTADSRVVLKEQILVQEKIEEADILSSRIRELDSQLSKEKEECKRTISKIKKFVKAHKHYVQIQEELKRSQGRLQKLGDQLGSGIITTGGNEEDSSINIVSDGEAPGSHAISPRNEVQNNSSPRENILHAKCDNAEESKKANSTNDGGYHTKTISLGKSFQLNANAALLNINKEVVMADNGNDRDRSIGNEGKQKRGKSVYACISSADKLKGSEIGRLAPSTSMAAFHAIDELVDVEVEESIEVVETASLQIHKGAAAYEVKKLPFLLPLPPPLPQITYSQYKGKDENVDVEALEEEMVDVDTV; the protein is encoded by the exons atgggAGAAGGGAAGCTTTTCAAGACCAGGTTATGTGCTTTATATCAAAAGGGTCACTGTCATCGCCATAATTGCTCCTTTGCTCATGGAAATGCTGACCTTCGCCAGTCTTTCGCTTCTTACAATG ATAAGCAGGACCGTCGAAGTGGTGATTTGAGGGATAAACTTGACATGAAGTTTTCTCCACGACGTAAGTATTCTCCAGCAAAAGATACAAGAGGCCAGCGCCGATTTCGCG GATCTAGCCCTTCCAGGTCCCTTGAAAGAAACAG aacTTTCTTTTGCAGTGACAGAAAACGCAGGAGAAAGCCACATTTTGATGGCCAAAGTGACTTTTCAGGAAGTTTGAAAAGCTCAGATGGGGCAGGAGATCAagttaaaagaagaaaaaacacaGCTGATTCTAGAGTTGTTCTTAAGGAGCAG ATCTTGGTGCAAGAGAAAATTGAAGAAGCAGATATTCTTAGTTCCAGAATTAGGGAGCTTGATTCTCAATTGTCCAAAGAGAAAGAGGAATGTAAAAG GACCATTTCAAAAATCAAGAAGTTTGTCAAAGCACATAAGCATTATGTGCAGATACAAGAGGAACTAAAAAg GTCACAAGGTCGACTTCAGAAGTTGGGAGATCAGCTTGGCTCTGGCATCATTACAACTGGTGGCAATGAAGAGGATTCAAGCATCAATATTGTCAGTGATGGAGAGGCTCCTGGTTCTCATGCTATTAGCCCAAGGAATGAGGTGCAAAATAATTCTTCTCCCAGGGAGAACATTCTGCATGCTAAATGTGACAATGCAGAAGAATCTAAAAAAG CGAACTCGACAAATGATGGAGGATATCATACCAAAACTATCAGTCTAGGGAAGTCTTTTCAATTGAATGCAAATGCTGCACTGTTGAACATTAACAAGGAAGTTGTGATGGCGGACAATGGGAATGACAGGGATCGATCTATAGGAAATGAAGGCAAacaaaagagaggaaagagTGTTTATGCATGCATCTCCTCTGCAGATAAG CTTAAGGGTTCAGAGATTGGACGTCTGGCACCATCAACCAGCATGGCTGCTTTTCATGCAATTGATGAGCTGGTTGATGTTGAAGTGGAGGAGAGTATTGAGGTGGTTGAAACTGCTTCACTGCAAATTCACAAAGGAGCTGCTGCATATGAGGTCAAAAAGTTGCCATTTCTGCTTCCTCTACCTCCACCGCTCCCTCAGATTACTTATTCACAG TACAAGGGCAAGGACGAGAACGTGGATGTGGAAGCACTTGAGGAGGAGATGGTGGATGTTGATACTGTCTGA
- the LOC8277715 gene encoding zinc finger CCCH domain-containing protein 13 isoform X4 — MKFSPRRKYSPAKDTRGQRRFRGSSPSRSLERNRTFFCSDRKRRRKPHFDGQSDFSGSLKSSDGAGDQVKRRKNTADSRVVLKEQLKEVRTEISMLEQQKSQLRILVQEKIEEADILSSRIRELDSQLSKEKEECKRTISKIKKFVKAHKHYVQIQEELKRSQGRLQKLGDQLGSGIITTGGNEEDSSINIVSDGEAPGSHAISPRNEVQNNSSPRENILHAKCDNAEESKKANSTNDGGYHTKTISLGKSFQLNANAALLNINKEVVMADNGNDRDRSIGNEGKQKRGKSVYACISSADKLKGSEIGRLAPSTSMAAFHAIDELVDVEVEESIEVVETASLQIHKGAAAYEVKKLPFLLPLPPPLPQITYSQYKGKDENVDVEALEEEMVDVDTV, encoded by the exons ATGAAGTTTTCTCCACGACGTAAGTATTCTCCAGCAAAAGATACAAGAGGCCAGCGCCGATTTCGCG GATCTAGCCCTTCCAGGTCCCTTGAAAGAAACAG aacTTTCTTTTGCAGTGACAGAAAACGCAGGAGAAAGCCACATTTTGATGGCCAAAGTGACTTTTCAGGAAGTTTGAAAAGCTCAGATGGGGCAGGAGATCAagttaaaagaagaaaaaacacaGCTGATTCTAGAGTTGTTCTTAAGGAGCAG CTAAAAGAAGTGCGCACAGAGATTAGCATGCTTGAACAACAAAAATCTCAATTAAGG ATCTTGGTGCAAGAGAAAATTGAAGAAGCAGATATTCTTAGTTCCAGAATTAGGGAGCTTGATTCTCAATTGTCCAAAGAGAAAGAGGAATGTAAAAG GACCATTTCAAAAATCAAGAAGTTTGTCAAAGCACATAAGCATTATGTGCAGATACAAGAGGAACTAAAAAg GTCACAAGGTCGACTTCAGAAGTTGGGAGATCAGCTTGGCTCTGGCATCATTACAACTGGTGGCAATGAAGAGGATTCAAGCATCAATATTGTCAGTGATGGAGAGGCTCCTGGTTCTCATGCTATTAGCCCAAGGAATGAGGTGCAAAATAATTCTTCTCCCAGGGAGAACATTCTGCATGCTAAATGTGACAATGCAGAAGAATCTAAAAAAG CGAACTCGACAAATGATGGAGGATATCATACCAAAACTATCAGTCTAGGGAAGTCTTTTCAATTGAATGCAAATGCTGCACTGTTGAACATTAACAAGGAAGTTGTGATGGCGGACAATGGGAATGACAGGGATCGATCTATAGGAAATGAAGGCAAacaaaagagaggaaagagTGTTTATGCATGCATCTCCTCTGCAGATAAG CTTAAGGGTTCAGAGATTGGACGTCTGGCACCATCAACCAGCATGGCTGCTTTTCATGCAATTGATGAGCTGGTTGATGTTGAAGTGGAGGAGAGTATTGAGGTGGTTGAAACTGCTTCACTGCAAATTCACAAAGGAGCTGCTGCATATGAGGTCAAAAAGTTGCCATTTCTGCTTCCTCTACCTCCACCGCTCCCTCAGATTACTTATTCACAG TACAAGGGCAAGGACGAGAACGTGGATGTGGAAGCACTTGAGGAGGAGATGGTGGATGTTGATACTGTCTGA
- the LOC8277715 gene encoding zinc finger CCCH domain-containing protein 13 isoform X1, giving the protein MGEGKLFKTRLCALYQKGHCHRHNCSFAHGNADLRQSFASYNDKQDRRSGDLRDKLDMKFSPRRKYSPAKDTRGQRRFRGSSPSRSLERNRTFFCSDRKRRRKPHFDGQSDFSGSLKSSDGAGDQVKRRKNTADSRVVLKEQLKEVRTEISMLEQQKSQLRILVQEKIEEADILSSRIRELDSQLSKEKEECKRTISKIKKFVKAHKHYVQIQEELKRSQGRLQKLGDQLGSGIITTGGNEEDSSINIVSDGEAPGSHAISPRNEVQNNSSPRENILHAKCDNAEESKKANSTNDGGYHTKTISLGKSFQLNANAALLNINKEVVMADNGNDRDRSIGNEGKQKRGKSVYACISSADKLKGSEIGRLAPSTSMAAFHAIDELVDVEVEESIEVVETASLQIHKGAAAYEVKKLPFLLPLPPPLPQITYSQYKGKDENVDVEALEEEMVDVDTV; this is encoded by the exons atgggAGAAGGGAAGCTTTTCAAGACCAGGTTATGTGCTTTATATCAAAAGGGTCACTGTCATCGCCATAATTGCTCCTTTGCTCATGGAAATGCTGACCTTCGCCAGTCTTTCGCTTCTTACAATG ATAAGCAGGACCGTCGAAGTGGTGATTTGAGGGATAAACTTGACATGAAGTTTTCTCCACGACGTAAGTATTCTCCAGCAAAAGATACAAGAGGCCAGCGCCGATTTCGCG GATCTAGCCCTTCCAGGTCCCTTGAAAGAAACAG aacTTTCTTTTGCAGTGACAGAAAACGCAGGAGAAAGCCACATTTTGATGGCCAAAGTGACTTTTCAGGAAGTTTGAAAAGCTCAGATGGGGCAGGAGATCAagttaaaagaagaaaaaacacaGCTGATTCTAGAGTTGTTCTTAAGGAGCAG CTAAAAGAAGTGCGCACAGAGATTAGCATGCTTGAACAACAAAAATCTCAATTAAGG ATCTTGGTGCAAGAGAAAATTGAAGAAGCAGATATTCTTAGTTCCAGAATTAGGGAGCTTGATTCTCAATTGTCCAAAGAGAAAGAGGAATGTAAAAG GACCATTTCAAAAATCAAGAAGTTTGTCAAAGCACATAAGCATTATGTGCAGATACAAGAGGAACTAAAAAg GTCACAAGGTCGACTTCAGAAGTTGGGAGATCAGCTTGGCTCTGGCATCATTACAACTGGTGGCAATGAAGAGGATTCAAGCATCAATATTGTCAGTGATGGAGAGGCTCCTGGTTCTCATGCTATTAGCCCAAGGAATGAGGTGCAAAATAATTCTTCTCCCAGGGAGAACATTCTGCATGCTAAATGTGACAATGCAGAAGAATCTAAAAAAG CGAACTCGACAAATGATGGAGGATATCATACCAAAACTATCAGTCTAGGGAAGTCTTTTCAATTGAATGCAAATGCTGCACTGTTGAACATTAACAAGGAAGTTGTGATGGCGGACAATGGGAATGACAGGGATCGATCTATAGGAAATGAAGGCAAacaaaagagaggaaagagTGTTTATGCATGCATCTCCTCTGCAGATAAG CTTAAGGGTTCAGAGATTGGACGTCTGGCACCATCAACCAGCATGGCTGCTTTTCATGCAATTGATGAGCTGGTTGATGTTGAAGTGGAGGAGAGTATTGAGGTGGTTGAAACTGCTTCACTGCAAATTCACAAAGGAGCTGCTGCATATGAGGTCAAAAAGTTGCCATTTCTGCTTCCTCTACCTCCACCGCTCCCTCAGATTACTTATTCACAG TACAAGGGCAAGGACGAGAACGTGGATGTGGAAGCACTTGAGGAGGAGATGGTGGATGTTGATACTGTCTGA
- the LOC8277715 gene encoding zinc finger CCCH domain-containing protein 13 isoform X2: MGEGKLFKTRLCALYQKGHCHRHNCSFAHGNADLRQSFASYNDKQDRRSGDLRDKLDMKFSPRRKYSPAKDTRGQRRFRGSSPSRSLERNSDRKRRRKPHFDGQSDFSGSLKSSDGAGDQVKRRKNTADSRVVLKEQLKEVRTEISMLEQQKSQLRILVQEKIEEADILSSRIRELDSQLSKEKEECKRTISKIKKFVKAHKHYVQIQEELKRSQGRLQKLGDQLGSGIITTGGNEEDSSINIVSDGEAPGSHAISPRNEVQNNSSPRENILHAKCDNAEESKKANSTNDGGYHTKTISLGKSFQLNANAALLNINKEVVMADNGNDRDRSIGNEGKQKRGKSVYACISSADKLKGSEIGRLAPSTSMAAFHAIDELVDVEVEESIEVVETASLQIHKGAAAYEVKKLPFLLPLPPPLPQITYSQYKGKDENVDVEALEEEMVDVDTV; encoded by the exons atgggAGAAGGGAAGCTTTTCAAGACCAGGTTATGTGCTTTATATCAAAAGGGTCACTGTCATCGCCATAATTGCTCCTTTGCTCATGGAAATGCTGACCTTCGCCAGTCTTTCGCTTCTTACAATG ATAAGCAGGACCGTCGAAGTGGTGATTTGAGGGATAAACTTGACATGAAGTTTTCTCCACGACGTAAGTATTCTCCAGCAAAAGATACAAGAGGCCAGCGCCGATTTCGCG GATCTAGCCCTTCCAGGTCCCTTGAAAGAAACAG TGACAGAAAACGCAGGAGAAAGCCACATTTTGATGGCCAAAGTGACTTTTCAGGAAGTTTGAAAAGCTCAGATGGGGCAGGAGATCAagttaaaagaagaaaaaacacaGCTGATTCTAGAGTTGTTCTTAAGGAGCAG CTAAAAGAAGTGCGCACAGAGATTAGCATGCTTGAACAACAAAAATCTCAATTAAGG ATCTTGGTGCAAGAGAAAATTGAAGAAGCAGATATTCTTAGTTCCAGAATTAGGGAGCTTGATTCTCAATTGTCCAAAGAGAAAGAGGAATGTAAAAG GACCATTTCAAAAATCAAGAAGTTTGTCAAAGCACATAAGCATTATGTGCAGATACAAGAGGAACTAAAAAg GTCACAAGGTCGACTTCAGAAGTTGGGAGATCAGCTTGGCTCTGGCATCATTACAACTGGTGGCAATGAAGAGGATTCAAGCATCAATATTGTCAGTGATGGAGAGGCTCCTGGTTCTCATGCTATTAGCCCAAGGAATGAGGTGCAAAATAATTCTTCTCCCAGGGAGAACATTCTGCATGCTAAATGTGACAATGCAGAAGAATCTAAAAAAG CGAACTCGACAAATGATGGAGGATATCATACCAAAACTATCAGTCTAGGGAAGTCTTTTCAATTGAATGCAAATGCTGCACTGTTGAACATTAACAAGGAAGTTGTGATGGCGGACAATGGGAATGACAGGGATCGATCTATAGGAAATGAAGGCAAacaaaagagaggaaagagTGTTTATGCATGCATCTCCTCTGCAGATAAG CTTAAGGGTTCAGAGATTGGACGTCTGGCACCATCAACCAGCATGGCTGCTTTTCATGCAATTGATGAGCTGGTTGATGTTGAAGTGGAGGAGAGTATTGAGGTGGTTGAAACTGCTTCACTGCAAATTCACAAAGGAGCTGCTGCATATGAGGTCAAAAAGTTGCCATTTCTGCTTCCTCTACCTCCACCGCTCCCTCAGATTACTTATTCACAG TACAAGGGCAAGGACGAGAACGTGGATGTGGAAGCACTTGAGGAGGAGATGGTGGATGTTGATACTGTCTGA